The Lycium barbarum isolate Lr01 chromosome 9, ASM1917538v2, whole genome shotgun sequence genome has a segment encoding these proteins:
- the LOC132609970 gene encoding probable polygalacturonase At1g80170 produces MAKTKILFILFLVFLLESLVSAHEKKNILEEEILPEFEDFDDIYNEDEDELFDLWKHGRGNKVLVNVDSFGAAGDGTSDDTKAFEDAWKQACSKRRSVFLVPSRRTYLVNATRFNGPCDNGLIIQVEGTIVAPSDPDNWDPKSTKAWLVFTNLTGVTFQGNGIIDGAGSKWWEASCKKNKSNPCKSAPRALTIDSSSGIRVKGLTFQNGQQMHFVISRSDSVRVNGVKVSSPGDSPNTDGIHISESTNIVLQDCKIGTGDDCVSIVNASSNIKMKKIYCGPGHGISIGSLGKDDSIGIVNRVVLDTAFLTGTANGLRIKTWQGGAGYVRAVRFQNVQMEDVSNPIIIDQFYCDSQKPCQNQTSAVEISGVLYRNVTGTTKSKKAMKFACSDTVPCSHITLDNVNLEARDGTAEVYCNSATGIIAGYVHPEAECLNSNDKKIEQKIEECNVHNEL; encoded by the exons ATGGCTAAGACAAAGATACTCTTCATTTTGTTTCTTGTTTTTCTATTGGAGTCTCTTGTAAGTGCACATGAGAAGAAGAATATTCTTGAAGaggaaattttgccagagtttgaAGATTTTGATGACATTTataatgaagatgaagatgaactATTTGATCTATGGAAACATGGTAGAGGCAATAAAGTTCTTGTGAATGTAGATAGCTTTGGTGCAGCTGGTGATGGAACTTCAGATGACACCAAG GCTTTTGAAGATGCATGGAAACAAGCTTGTTCAAAACGAAGATCAGTGTTTCTGGTCCCTTCAAGACGCACTTATCTAGTAAATGCAACTAGGTTCAATGGGCCTTGTGACAACGGACTGATCATCCAG GTTGAAGGAACCATAGTAGCACCAAGTGATCCAGACAACTGGGATCCAAAGAGTACAAAAGCTTGGCTTGTGTTCACCAATTTAACAGGAGTTACATTCCAAGGAAATGGAATTATTGATGGAGCAGGCAGCAAATGGTGGGAAGCATCATGCAAGAAAAACAAGTCCAAT CCTTGCAAATCAGCACCAAGA GCATTAACCATAGACTCAAGCTCAGGTATAAGGGTGAAGGGCCTTACATTCCAGAATGGCCAACAGATGCATTTTGTCATTTCGCGGTCGGACTCTGTACGCGTAAATGGTGTTAAGGTTTCTTCTCCTGGAGATAGTCCCAATACTGATGGAATCCATATAAGTGAATCAACAAATATTGTACTCCAAGACTGCAAAATTGGGACAG GTGATGATTGTGTATCAATTGTCAATGCTAGTTCCAATATCAAGATGAAGAAAATCTACTGTGGTCCTGGCCACGGAATCAG CATTGGGAGCCTTGGCAAGGATGATTCTATCGGCATAGTGAATAGAGTAGTACTGGATACTGCATTCCTCACAGGTACCGCAAATGGCCTTAGAATCAAAACATGGCAG GGAGGAGCAGGCTATGTTCGAGCAGTCCGCTTCCAAAATGTACAAATGGAAGATGTTTCGAACCCAATCATCATCGATCAATTCTATTGCGACTCACAAAAACCTTGCCAAAATCAG ACATCTGCAGTTGAGATAAGTGGAGTACTTTATCGGAACGTTACTGGAACAACAAAGAGCAAAAAGGCGATGAAATTCGCGTGCAGTGACACCGTGCCTTGCAGCCACATTACTCTGGACAATGTCAACTTAGAGGCTAGAGATGGCACTGCTGAGGTATACTGCAACTCTGCCACGGGCATTATAGCCGGTTACGTTCATCCAGAAGCAGAGTGCCTCAACTCAAATGACAAGAAAATTGAgcagaaaattgaagaatgtaatGTTCATAATGAACTATGA